A stretch of Haloprofundus halophilus DNA encodes these proteins:
- a CDS encoding 2-oxoacid:acceptor oxidoreductase subunit alpha — protein sequence MTNDELIWRIAGGSGDGIASTSQNFAKALMRSGLNVFTHRHYPSRIRGGHTYTEIRASADPVKSRGDGYNFLLALGDSFARNPQQNAYYGNEEIKPLSENLDELREGGVIIYDSGLLDASEIEDFDERVEENNWHVYDLDLRTMAREHGREVMRNTAGVGATCALADIDLEWIEELMTDAMPEKILEPNLEILHEAYDMVEEEYDVDAHDVKIPEGEHDEEQVLMSGSDAIAYGAIDEGCRFIAGYPMTPWTEVFTIMTQNLPELGGISEQVEDEIAAAALALGASHAGVKAMSGSSGGGFALMSEPLGLAEMTETPVVLVEAMRAGPSTGMPTKPEQGDLEHVLYTSQGDSHRIVFAPGTVTEAYTQTRKAFKIAYEYQIPSIVLYDQKLGGELVNVPASHFDEDPNPSLGSTLTEEEIADAPHDESGKFSRFRYDTPEDNGVAPRSIPGQKGGRFLATGNEHMPEGHISESPENRVFQMDKRMRKLEAIREELDGDGVNNTLHGEEDAQYGFLTFGSSQGTVEEAVDRLNDAGHSVKSLGVSEMAPYPVEQVKEFIESVDEVLVVEMNASAQFRGLTQKEIGQYGEKLSSLLKYNGNPFEPEDIVEGFEVNIVENDDHPHTRTKFVPAAGD from the coding sequence ATGACTAACGACGAACTTATCTGGCGAATCGCAGGGGGGTCCGGGGACGGGATCGCCTCGACGAGCCAGAACTTCGCAAAGGCCCTGATGCGCTCGGGCCTCAACGTTTTCACGCATCGACACTACCCGTCGCGGATTCGCGGCGGTCACACGTACACCGAGATTCGGGCCTCCGCCGACCCCGTCAAGTCCCGCGGGGACGGCTACAACTTCCTGCTGGCGCTGGGCGACTCGTTCGCCCGGAACCCCCAGCAGAACGCCTACTACGGCAACGAGGAGATCAAACCGCTCTCGGAGAACCTGGACGAACTCCGCGAGGGCGGCGTCATCATCTACGACTCCGGCCTGCTCGACGCGTCGGAGATAGAGGACTTCGACGAGCGCGTCGAGGAGAACAACTGGCACGTCTACGACCTCGACCTGCGCACGATGGCCCGCGAACACGGCCGCGAGGTCATGCGCAACACCGCCGGCGTCGGCGCGACCTGCGCGCTCGCGGACATCGACCTCGAGTGGATCGAGGAGCTGATGACCGACGCGATGCCGGAGAAGATTCTCGAGCCGAACCTCGAAATCCTTCACGAGGCGTACGACATGGTCGAAGAGGAGTACGATGTCGACGCCCACGACGTGAAGATTCCCGAGGGCGAGCACGACGAGGAGCAGGTGCTCATGTCCGGGTCGGACGCCATCGCCTACGGCGCCATCGACGAGGGCTGCCGCTTCATCGCGGGCTACCCGATGACGCCGTGGACCGAGGTGTTCACCATCATGACGCAGAACCTGCCCGAACTCGGCGGCATCTCCGAGCAGGTCGAAGACGAGATCGCGGCGGCGGCGCTCGCGCTCGGCGCGAGCCACGCGGGCGTGAAAGCCATGTCCGGCTCCTCGGGCGGCGGCTTCGCGCTGATGTCCGAACCGCTCGGCCTCGCGGAGATGACCGAGACGCCCGTCGTCCTCGTTGAGGCGATGCGCGCCGGTCCGTCGACCGGGATGCCGACGAAACCCGAGCAGGGCGACCTCGAACACGTCCTGTACACCTCGCAGGGCGACTCCCACCGCATCGTGTTCGCGCCCGGCACGGTCACCGAGGCGTACACGCAGACGCGGAAAGCGTTCAAAATCGCCTACGAGTACCAGATTCCGAGCATCGTGCTCTACGACCAGAAGCTCGGCGGCGAACTCGTGAACGTCCCGGCGAGCCACTTCGACGAGGACCCGAACCCGTCGCTCGGGTCGACGCTCACCGAGGAGGAGATCGCCGACGCGCCGCACGACGAGTCCGGCAAGTTCTCGCGGTTCCGCTACGACACGCCCGAGGACAACGGCGTCGCGCCGCGGTCGATCCCCGGTCAGAAGGGCGGTCGCTTCCTCGCCACCGGTAACGAGCACATGCCGGAGGGCCACATCAGCGAGTCGCCCGAGAACCGCGTGTTCCAGATGGACAAACGGATGCGCAAACTCGAAGCCATCCGCGAGGAACTCGACGGCGACGGCGTCAACAACACGCTCCACGGCGAGGAAGACGCGCAGTACGGCTTCCTCACCTTCGGGAGCTCCCAGGGCACCGTCGAAGAGGCGGTCGACCGCCTCAACGACGCGGGCCACTCGGTGAAGTCGCTCGGCGTCAGCGAGATGGCGCCGTATCCGGTCGAGCAGGTGAAGGAGTTCATCGAGAGCGTCGACGAGGTGCTCGTCGTCGAGATGAACGCCTCCGCGCAGTTCCGCGGACTGACCCAGAAGGAGATCGGACAGTACGGCGAGAAGCTCTCGAGTCTCCTGAAGTACAACGGAAACCCCTTCGAGCCCGAAGACATCGTCGAGGGCTTCGAGGTGAACATCGTCGAAAACGACGACCATCCCCACACGCGAACGAAGTTCGTACCAGCAGCGGGTGACTAA